Genomic DNA from Paenibacillus sp. KS-LC4:
AGAAAAAACGCAATGTTCATCCGTCAATCAACTCCATTTCTTCCTTCGCTTAACGCCCTGAAGACTGCCCGCAGTCTACTTGGCGCCGCTTGCGCTGGACAATGAGCCAACCGGCTTTTGCACTTTGGAGGTATACTCATCCGGCATAATTAAATTCTGCTTCGCCGTATCTGGGTTTAGCCAGCTGCCAATCATCGCCTGCGTCTTGGACAAATCGTCTTTATCTGCAAAATAATACCACGCGCCGCCGTTCGTCAGCCTGTGCCCCTCGCCTTTCAGCGTATGGCTGTATATCGTGCGGTTATCCTGTTGCAGCAGCTGCTGCGCCAGCTTAATCATTTGGTCAGGCTGGATGTCCGTACTGAAGTTTTCGCCCATAATGTCAATCAGGTCAGGGATTTTGCTCCATTGACCGACCTCTGACGCTTTATCCAGCAACTGATTCAGAAAAATTTGATGTCTTCCCGTACGGCTCATATCGCCTCCGGCATCTTCACGGTAACGAACGTAATTCAGCGCATCATTGCCATTATATACATCCTGACCGCCTTTCACGACAAATTTTTCGTGATCGGGATCTTTATTTATTATATCTTCTGCAATTGGCAGGGAAATCCCTCCCATTGCATCAATAACATCACGAAAACCCTGAAAATTAATAGCCGCATAATAGTTAATAGGCTGGTCAAATAGATTTTCGACCGTCTCAATTGCCATTTTGGCACCACCAAAGGCATATGCATGCGTAATTTTGTCCTCTTTATTTTTACCCACAATTTCCGTATACGTATCACGCGGAATAGATACCATGAGAATAGCGCCGTCCTTCGGACGTATGACTGTGTAGATCATCGTGTCCGATCTTCCGGTTTCCTTGCCCCGCTGGTCGACGCCAAGCAGCATCAGTGCGAACGGATTCGTATTCACATTGCCGACTTGAATAGGCTCGCGGCCTTCTATTGGTTTATAGGTTTGCTCCAGCCCAGCAGCTACCTGATCAGAGAGAAACCAGTTGAAGCCCAGCATAGCGAGCGCTCCGCGATTAAAATAGCCCGCTGTTCCAAGCACGAGCACCGCTGCGCACAACGTATATATCCATTTCTTCTTGTTCGTCCAATTTGACATTTCCCTTACTCCTAACTATTAAGGTTCTAGTGCTTCAGAAGCACACTCACCATCATAAACGACAACTTTGAGCCATAGGTTACAAAACTTTTACAAGACTTTGCTACCAATTGATGTATTCTAGCGAGTTTTGGCAGGAATAATAGTGGGTAAGGAAGAATATAGTATAATGCACTATTCATTTTTCGAATCAGAAAGGATGACCCTCACAAATGCAACAAATCAATCAACCTGATCAATCCTCAACTGGGCTCGATCCTAAGGTCGCGGCGCTGCTTTGTTATGTTCTGGGCTTTATCAGCGGCATCATTTTTCTTGTCTTGGAGAAAAATAGCCG
This window encodes:
- a CDS encoding LCP family protein, translated to MSNWTNKKKWIYTLCAAVLVLGTAGYFNRGALAMLGFNWFLSDQVAAGLEQTYKPIEGREPIQVGNVNTNPFALMLLGVDQRGKETGRSDTMIYTVIRPKDGAILMVSIPRDTYTEIVGKNKEDKITHAYAFGGAKMAIETVENLFDQPINYYAAINFQGFRDVIDAMGGISLPIAEDIINKDPDHEKFVVKGGQDVYNGNDALNYVRYREDAGGDMSRTGRHQIFLNQLLDKASEVGQWSKIPDLIDIMGENFSTDIQPDQMIKLAQQLLQQDNRTIYSHTLKGEGHRLTNGGAWYYFADKDDLSKTQAMIGSWLNPDTAKQNLIMPDEYTSKVQKPVGSLSSASGAK